From Nitrososphaerota archaeon, a single genomic window includes:
- a CDS encoding orotidine 5'-phosphate decarboxylase: MLALDLNVEEGLLESALDLVEQIGCELAAVKINYHLLLPLALTDLRRVVDAAHRKGLQTIADLKLNDISSTNLKVVKLLYEAGFDAFIANPIVGYREALQPTIEEAHRRGMGVIFLTYMSHKGASEGYGLKITLRSGLVKPLYRLFAERALKWGADGIIVGATRPSIIKEVAALIKNTLPIFSPGVGVQGGSALEALNAGADYLIVGRSIIDSSDRVAEARRLREWSWVAR; encoded by the coding sequence GTGCTTGCGTTGGACCTCAACGTAGAAGAGGGCTTGTTAGAGTCGGCGTTAGATCTTGTCGAGCAGATTGGTTGTGAGTTGGCTGCTGTGAAGATTAACTACCATCTCCTTTTACCTTTGGCCCTAACGGATCTTAGGCGTGTTGTTGATGCTGCTCATCGTAAGGGACTGCAGACGATAGCAGACCTTAAGCTTAACGACATCTCCTCCACCAACTTAAAGGTTGTGAAGCTACTTTACGAAGCCGGGTTTGATGCATTCATAGCGAATCCGATAGTGGGCTACCGAGAGGCTCTACAGCCTACTATAGAGGAGGCGCATAGAAGAGGCATGGGTGTGATCTTCCTCACCTACATGAGCCACAAAGGCGCCTCAGAAGGCTACGGGCTAAAGATCACGTTGAGATCAGGCTTGGTGAAGCCGCTCTATAGGCTCTTCGCTGAAAGGGCTTTGAAATGGGGTGCTGACGGGATCATCGTAGGCGCCACCAGACCGAGCATAATAAAAGAAGTAGCCGCTTTAATAAAGAACACGTTACCCATATTTTCACCGGGTGTAGGTGTGCAGGGTGGCTCAGCGTTAGAGGCGCTCAACGCTGGTGCCGATTATCTGATAGTGGGTAGATCCATAATCGACTCATCAGACCGCGTCGCCGAAGCTAGGAGATTAAGGGAGTGGAGTTGGGTAGCGCGCTGA